Proteins encoded within one genomic window of Flavobacterium sp. NG2:
- a CDS encoding OmpA family protein: MRNFKTGFFIAICFVQVNYAQINQKSEIIISEDNLISLINTIKQKRDSLFLIRQSRSQVVYNHRINDNTGNETIGVSDKENFKDLEARMKLLDSKLDFISSLLQKQNLEQATIIQKNTAVDPVENKTIKSSGKNTDDAYLREKIASLEQEIFQLRKAHLNEKKSVPITNKTTEKIIVQKETVTPKLNPVVPTAITNNYYTQPKEEAVQKSIRDTLVIEKREISDYDELVKKYSESSQNILFDNNSALVKETYFDSLDQLVALCHDNTKIDLFLKGFASQKGNVLYNQKLSMLRTESVKKYLIEKGVHPSRILSQYHGVDYASTSEENARRVTITYIIRR, encoded by the coding sequence ATGAGAAATTTTAAAACAGGTTTTTTTATAGCCATTTGTTTTGTTCAGGTAAATTATGCCCAGATAAATCAAAAGAGCGAAATAATTATTTCTGAAGACAATTTGATTTCATTAATAAATACAATTAAGCAAAAAAGAGATTCTTTATTCTTGATTCGTCAATCAAGGAGCCAAGTTGTGTATAACCATAGAATAAATGATAATACGGGCAATGAAACGATAGGCGTGTCTGACAAAGAGAACTTTAAAGATTTAGAAGCTCGAATGAAGTTATTGGACAGTAAATTAGATTTTATCAGTTCGCTACTGCAAAAGCAAAATTTGGAACAAGCTACAATTATTCAAAAAAATACAGCTGTTGACCCCGTTGAAAATAAAACGATAAAAAGTTCGGGTAAAAATACGGATGATGCTTATCTGAGGGAAAAAATAGCTTCTTTAGAACAAGAAATATTTCAATTAAGAAAAGCCCATTTAAATGAGAAAAAATCAGTACCTATCACCAATAAAACCACTGAGAAGATTATAGTTCAGAAAGAAACAGTTACACCTAAACTTAATCCTGTAGTCCCAACTGCAATTACCAATAATTACTATACGCAACCAAAAGAGGAAGCTGTACAAAAAAGTATTCGTGATACATTAGTAATCGAAAAAAGAGAAATATCAGACTATGATGAATTGGTAAAAAAGTACAGCGAAAGCAGTCAAAATATTTTGTTTGACAATAATTCGGCGCTAGTTAAAGAAACTTATTTTGATTCATTAGATCAATTAGTTGCATTGTGTCATGACAATACTAAAATTGATTTGTTTTTAAAAGGCTTCGCTAGTCAAAAGGGAAATGTTTTATACAATCAAAAGTTGTCTATGCTACGAACAGAGAGTGTAAAAAAATATTTAATTGAAAAAGGTGTACACCCTTCTAGAATTCTTTCGCAATACCACGGCGTTGATTATGCCAGTACAAGCGAAGAGAACGCTAGAAGAGTTACAATTACTTATATTATAAGAAGGTAA
- a CDS encoding acyl-CoA thioesterase, which produces MDNTFKTVSSSHITISELMLPSHTNFSGKIHGGYILSLMDQIAFACASKFSGNYCVTASVDTVNFLKPIEVGELVTMKASVNYVGKSSMIVGIRVEAENIQTGVIKHCNSSYFTMVSKDKVGNNSPVPGLILTTLKEVSRFQNCLRQIEMKRLREEQKSIATFGSIDTILNSKKYNIKVELQ; this is translated from the coding sequence ATGGATAATACTTTTAAAACGGTAAGCTCATCACATATTACAATATCTGAATTGATGCTTCCTTCTCATACAAACTTTAGTGGAAAAATTCACGGAGGCTACATCTTATCTTTGATGGACCAGATTGCATTTGCTTGTGCTTCAAAGTTCTCAGGAAATTATTGCGTTACGGCTTCTGTTGATACGGTCAATTTTTTGAAACCTATAGAGGTGGGTGAATTAGTAACCATGAAAGCCAGTGTCAATTATGTGGGGAAAAGCTCGATGATTGTTGGGATTCGAGTAGAAGCTGAAAACATTCAAACAGGTGTTATAAAGCATTGTAATTCTTCTTATTTTACGATGGTTTCCAAAGATAAAGTAGGTAATAATTCGCCTGTTCCAGGATTAATTTTAACCACTTTAAAAGAAGTAAGTCGTTTTCAAAACTGCCTGCGTCAAATTGAAATGAAACGCCTTAGAGAAGAGCAAAAAAGCATCGCTACTTTTGGCTCTATTGATACTATTTTGAATTCAAAAAAATACAATATCAAGGTAGAGCTACAATAA
- a CDS encoding rubredoxin, giving the protein MELTRLIVKGGVLSPGELRDIVNMAMDQGLDTISFGSRQDIIFPKGLKNIEKEKTGKHHFVFPNESSGNNIVSSYVSTDVFRNTPWLTGNKFLYVLEQFKEQPELKVNITDPKQQLVPLFTGHINFIASEHEDYWYLYIRLPKWERMEVYPVLIYSWDIATIYYEIEKVVRQESCGIDMIFSLVSEALDTNNRTIDKPLHIPFYPFPYYEGMNRLGIDQYWLGLYWRNNLYDLKFLKEMCDLCFDCKIGKICITSWKSFIVKGIPKDRKLDWEKFLGKNGINVRHSLLELNWHLPVATEWALNLKTFLVRTLDQFDISTYGLTFGISDYNREGHYFTSIVVEKNELPKDLESIKIRDTFNVLHAKNFDPNSREYIVHAQDVDKLELPNILIELSRKYFSQLGEVVAENNTTSTVVKKENKVQDVYQCQECLTVYNSEYGDMVQGIEKGTLFKDLPEDYCCSLCEAPKNNFLALTGETQTIQ; this is encoded by the coding sequence ATGGAATTAACACGATTGATAGTAAAAGGAGGCGTTTTATCTCCAGGAGAATTAAGAGATATTGTGAATATGGCAATGGATCAAGGATTGGATACTATTTCTTTTGGTTCCCGTCAAGATATTATTTTTCCAAAGGGATTGAAAAATATTGAGAAAGAGAAAACGGGGAAACATCATTTTGTTTTTCCAAATGAGAGTAGTGGTAACAATATTGTTTCTTCCTATGTTTCAACAGATGTTTTTAGAAATACTCCTTGGCTTACAGGAAATAAATTTTTGTATGTATTAGAACAATTTAAAGAACAGCCTGAGCTTAAAGTCAATATCACCGACCCAAAACAACAATTGGTTCCATTATTTACGGGACATATCAATTTTATTGCTTCTGAGCATGAAGATTATTGGTATCTGTATATTCGTTTACCAAAATGGGAACGCATGGAAGTGTATCCGGTTTTGATTTATAGTTGGGATATTGCAACGATTTATTATGAAATAGAGAAAGTCGTGCGTCAGGAATCTTGCGGTATTGATATGATATTCAGTTTGGTAAGCGAGGCATTGGATACTAATAATAGAACAATAGATAAACCTTTGCATATTCCGTTTTATCCTTTCCCATATTATGAAGGAATGAACCGTTTGGGGATAGACCAATATTGGTTAGGATTGTATTGGAGAAACAACCTTTACGATTTGAAATTCTTGAAAGAGATGTGTGATCTTTGTTTTGATTGTAAAATAGGGAAGATATGTATCACTTCTTGGAAGTCGTTTATTGTCAAAGGGATTCCTAAAGACCGAAAATTAGATTGGGAGAAATTTTTAGGAAAAAATGGTATCAATGTTCGTCATTCATTATTAGAATTGAATTGGCATTTACCTGTAGCTACAGAATGGGCATTGAATCTTAAAACATTCTTAGTTCGTACTTTGGATCAATTTGATATTAGTACTTATGGTTTGACTTTTGGAATTTCAGATTACAACCGCGAAGGGCATTATTTTACGTCGATTGTCGTTGAAAAAAATGAATTGCCTAAAGACTTAGAATCGATTAAAATCAGGGATACGTTTAATGTATTGCATGCAAAGAATTTTGACCCTAACAGTCGTGAATATATTGTTCATGCACAAGATGTAGATAAATTAGAATTACCTAATATTTTAATTGAACTGAGTCGTAAATATTTCAGTCAATTAGGAGAGGTAGTGGCAGAAAATAATACAACTTCGACGGTAGTTAAAAAAGAAAACAAAGTTCAGGATGTTTATCAATGTCAAGAATGTTTGACAGTGTATAATTCAGAATATGGGGATATGGTTCAAGGAATAGAAAAAGGAACTTTATTCAAAGACTTGCCAGAAGATTATTGTTGTTCGCTTTGCGAAGCACCAAAAAATAATTTCTTAGCTTTGACCGGAGAAACGCAAACAATTCAATAA